From one Cyanobacterium stanieri PCC 7202 genomic stretch:
- a CDS encoding diguanylate cyclase/phosphodiesterase with PAS/PAC and GAF sensor(s) (PFAM: EAL domain; GGDEF domain; PAS fold~TIGRFAM: PAS domain S-box; diguanylate cyclase (GGDEF) domain~COGs: COG5001 signal transduction protein containing a membrane domain an EAL and a GGDEF domain~InterProIPR013655:IPR013767:IPR000160:IPR001633:IPR 000014:IPR000700:IPR001610:IPR003018~KEGG: cyc:PCC7424_1286 diguanylate cyclase/phosphodiesterase with PAS/PAC sensor(s)~PFAM: EAL domain protein; GGDEF domain containing protein; PAS fold domain protein; PAS fold-3 domain protein~SMART: EAL domain protein; GGDEF domain containing protein; GAF domain protein; PAS domain containing protein; PAC repeat-containing protein~SPTR: PAS fold family;~TIGRFAM: diguanylate cyclase; PAS sensor protein), translating to MYLLWSLILSLFAINIILTYVVIKQRNNSIILKHKLDLKSYQLLSFEEKNNFLQQESDYQKLIADELKKIDLIDSPYYYIELIKNISSLLDVSHSYYFEYLPRDNKFKLKYSTGLNKQQYPHTVCNIHDNELGFLWSSEETHLIFEKLKNEKRFKFNFSVDEYNLNSGAIFTVVHPYSDEKIGIVGFYSEEENIFNELEINLINSYIHFLQQNRIHLDKNNTLDLLDKGVNFILNGLVILDATKVDYPIIYVNDCFLNITGYQKDDVLGKNYSSLFHQNSSEYGLENLTSAIARGKETNVIIKNYRQTGELYWSEVYLYPICKQKKLTNFIIIERDVTQEYNYQSSFDISSHQSRYFEEKLQEINEIQYDLNQDLTTNLSQCLSYACEILGMQIGVVMEVSEYKSLIIGQYFSFSDQLFFDNEYSLMHILSREICTIKDTIYNGYSTHFNSLTNDNFINNLSVTSYLATPIWINGSIYGTIHLFDIDNNVHYFREQKYLLEAIAHSIAKAIIAEEKELEKEYIRVALEESQERLKGVLFSLEDVIWSIHPQTLQLIYINTAATNLYECELSLFFQKRCFWLELVHPEDKERVKDYYSKILNIAIFDQDSNSHDIEYRIISCNGEEKYVRDRAYLVFDNYKKLIRIDGIITDITKKNLTQKALKKSERELQLIFELAPIGMMITNKKGVIQKTNNSLCQLLNYSSTELINQNEKILYHPDDVSKNYFFLESILKDTQQQYSQERRYISKNGTVIHTMVDITILRNARGEILQLIQQIVDISQIKNMQEQMLHDSMYDSLTGLANRFLLMDRLAQTLKRCDRNPHELCAILLIDIDNFKKVNDSMGHNIGDQLLSIIASKIISCVSEKDTVARVSGDEFVILLEELESPNQARKVAENIINICDTDYYLENHYVASSVSIGITLSSIGYENAEQMIRDADLTMHEAKTVGKNCYQLFKPIMHKELVQKLQLESYLRKALENNELELFYQPIINLKTSQVAGFEALIRWFHPELGFISPVKFIPLAEENGLIVSLGDWIFRTAAFQAKQWQDKYPQLNLSVAINVSSKQLLEHDFLGKIDRCVAQTGVNPLLLKLEITESVLMDNFQTAKYILDNIQTRHLKISLDDFGTGYSSLSYLHALPFNTLKIDRAFIESINREHERNAIVEAIVSLAHNLSLDVVAEGIELPIQEEILKEIGCDYGQGYYYAKPMSASLADSFIEQWNSR from the coding sequence ATGTACTTACTTTGGTCTTTAATTTTATCTTTATTTGCTATTAACATTATTTTAACTTATGTTGTCATCAAGCAAAGAAATAATAGTATTATTTTAAAACATAAATTAGATTTAAAATCTTATCAATTATTATCCTTTGAGGAAAAAAATAATTTTCTTCAGCAAGAATCTGATTACCAAAAATTAATTGCAGATGAGTTAAAAAAAATTGACCTCATAGACAGTCCATATTACTATATCGAATTAATCAAAAATATTAGTAGTTTATTAGATGTATCTCACAGCTATTATTTTGAATATTTACCTAGAGATAATAAATTCAAATTAAAATACTCTACAGGCTTAAATAAACAACAGTATCCCCATACTGTTTGTAATATTCACGATAACGAATTAGGCTTTTTGTGGTCTTCTGAAGAAACACATTTAATTTTTGAAAAACTAAAAAACGAAAAAAGATTCAAGTTTAATTTTTCAGTGGATGAATATAATTTAAACTCAGGGGCAATTTTTACTGTGGTTCATCCTTATAGTGATGAAAAAATTGGGATAGTTGGATTTTATAGTGAGGAGGAAAATATTTTTAATGAGCTTGAAATTAATTTAATTAATAGTTATATTCATTTTTTACAACAAAATCGCATTCATCTTGATAAGAATAATACTCTTGATTTGCTTGATAAAGGGGTTAATTTTATCCTTAATGGATTAGTTATTCTTGATGCTACTAAAGTTGATTATCCTATTATTTATGTTAATGATTGTTTTTTGAACATAACTGGTTATCAAAAAGACGATGTTTTAGGAAAAAATTATTCATCTCTTTTTCATCAAAATTCTAGTGAGTATGGTTTAGAAAATTTGACAAGTGCGATCGCCCGTGGAAAAGAAACTAACGTTATAATTAAAAACTATCGTCAAACTGGGGAACTATATTGGAGTGAGGTTTACTTATATCCTATTTGTAAACAAAAAAAATTAACTAACTTTATTATTATTGAAAGGGATGTCACTCAGGAATATAATTATCAATCTTCATTCGATATTTCTAGCCATCAATCTCGATATTTTGAGGAAAAATTACAAGAAATTAATGAAATTCAGTATGATTTAAACCAAGATTTAACAACTAATTTATCACAATGTTTAAGTTATGCCTGTGAAATTTTGGGAATGCAAATAGGAGTAGTCATGGAAGTATCTGAATATAAATCTTTGATAATTGGTCAATATTTTTCTTTTTCAGATCAACTATTTTTTGATAATGAATATTCTTTGATGCACATTCTATCTCGAGAAATCTGCACAATAAAAGATACTATTTATAATGGTTATTCTACTCACTTCAATTCTCTTACTAATGATAATTTTATCAACAATTTAAGTGTTACGAGTTATTTAGCAACTCCCATCTGGATTAATGGCTCAATTTATGGCACAATTCATTTATTTGATATAGATAATAATGTTCATTATTTTAGAGAACAAAAATATCTTTTAGAGGCGATCGCCCATAGTATAGCAAAAGCAATTATTGCAGAGGAAAAAGAGTTAGAAAAAGAATATATTAGAGTCGCCCTAGAAGAAAGTCAGGAGAGATTAAAAGGAGTTTTATTTTCCCTTGAGGATGTCATTTGGTCAATTCATCCGCAAACATTACAACTAATTTATATCAACACTGCCGCCACCAATTTATATGAATGTGAACTATCATTATTTTTCCAAAAAAGATGTTTTTGGTTAGAGTTAGTCCATCCCGAAGACAAAGAAAGAGTCAAAGATTATTATAGTAAAATTTTGAATATTGCCATCTTCGATCAAGATAGCAATAGCCATGATATAGAATATCGAATTATCTCCTGTAATGGTGAAGAAAAATATGTCAGAGATAGGGCTTATTTAGTATTTGATAACTATAAAAAACTGATCAGAATTGACGGCATTATTACCGATATTACCAAGAAAAATTTAACCCAAAAAGCCCTCAAAAAAAGCGAAAGAGAATTGCAATTAATTTTTGAACTAGCCCCCATTGGTATGATGATTACCAATAAAAAAGGAGTAATTCAAAAAACTAATAATTCTCTCTGTCAACTACTTAATTACTCCTCCACAGAATTAATTAATCAAAATGAAAAAATCCTTTATCATCCCGATGATGTATCCAAAAATTATTTTTTCCTTGAAAGTATCCTCAAAGACACTCAACAACAATACAGCCAAGAGAGAAGATATATCAGCAAAAATGGCACCGTAATTCATACCATGGTTGATATTACCATTCTCAGAAATGCTCGAGGAGAAATCTTACAACTCATTCAGCAAATCGTTGATATTTCTCAAATAAAAAATATGCAGGAGCAAATGCTTCATGATAGTATGTATGACAGCTTGACTGGTTTAGCCAATCGTTTCTTGTTAATGGATAGACTTGCTCAAACTCTCAAAAGGTGCGATCGCAACCCCCACGAATTATGTGCCATACTGTTGATAGATATTGATAATTTCAAAAAAGTTAACGATAGCATGGGGCATAATATTGGTGATCAACTCTTATCAATTATTGCTAGTAAAATTATTTCCTGTGTCAGTGAAAAGGATACCGTTGCCCGTGTCAGCGGAGATGAATTCGTCATTCTCCTCGAAGAATTAGAATCTCCCAATCAAGCCAGAAAAGTAGCTGAAAATATCATTAATATTTGCGATACCGACTATTACTTAGAAAATCACTATGTAGCATCATCAGTAAGCATTGGTATTACATTAAGTTCCATTGGTTATGAAAATGCCGAACAAATGATCAGAGATGCTGATTTAACCATGCACGAAGCCAAAACAGTGGGCAAAAATTGTTATCAACTATTTAAGCCCATCATGCACAAAGAATTAGTGCAAAAATTACAGCTAGAATCATATCTCAGAAAAGCATTAGAAAATAATGAACTAGAACTTTTTTATCAGCCCATAATTAATCTCAAAACATCACAAGTGGCAGGATTTGAAGCCCTAATCCGTTGGTTTCATCCCGAATTAGGTTTTATTTCCCCTGTCAAATTCATTCCCCTTGCCGAAGAAAACGGTTTAATTGTCTCTTTGGGGGATTGGATTTTTCGCACCGCCGCTTTTCAAGCAAAACAATGGCAAGATAAATATCCTCAGCTTAATTTGTCCGTTGCGATTAATGTATCTAGTAAGCAGTTATTAGAGCATGACTTTCTGGGAAAAATAGATCGTTGTGTGGCACAAACAGGGGTAAATCCCCTCTTACTAAAGCTAGAAATTACCGAAAGTGTTTTAATGGATAACTTTCAAACAGCGAAATATATCCTTGATAATATTCAAACTCGCCACCTCAAAATTTCCCTTGACGATTTTGGCACAGGTTATTCTTCCCTTAGTTACTTACACGCTTTGCCTTTTAATACTCTCAAAATTGATCGTGCTTTTATTGAATCGATTAATCGTGAACACGAAAGAAATGCTATTGTGGAAGCCATTGTATCTCTTGCCCATAATTTATCCCTTGATGTGGTGGCAGAGGGGATTGAGTTACCCATTCAGGAGGAAATTTTAAAGGAAATTGGTTGTGATTATGGTCAGGGTTATTATTATGCTAAACCCATGAGCGCTTCTTTGGCAGATTCTTTTATTGAACAGTGGAACAGTAGATGA
- a CDS encoding Protein of unknown function DUF2518 (PFAM: Protein of function (DUF2518)~InterPro IPR019664~KEGG: cyt:cce_3967 hypothetical protein~PFAM: Protein of unknown function DUF2518~SPTR: Putative uncharacterized protein) — protein MESTLDFATYTLWSAYGTIAFFILAILGFIFKWGFRFRFVGATGFMIVLTIGLFGLSLGLFGRPTIPNATRFNLVYDNGANQAVIAVSSDITKEQLEATLQQAAIDLFSYGRSANDGDAKLTVRARAQYHGDGFTYPIYLGQLRRSLFQQQDDNIDLQIFNKEFARLKSLEKK, from the coding sequence ATGGAATCTACTTTAGATTTTGCCACTTATACATTATGGTCTGCCTATGGCACCATCGCATTTTTCATTTTAGCTATTCTTGGATTCATTTTTAAATGGGGTTTTCGTTTCCGTTTTGTGGGTGCTACAGGCTTTATGATAGTATTAACCATTGGTCTATTTGGCTTAAGTTTAGGCTTATTTGGGCGCCCGACCATCCCCAACGCTACCAGATTTAACCTTGTCTATGACAATGGCGCTAATCAAGCGGTAATTGCTGTATCTAGTGATATTACCAAAGAGCAATTGGAGGCTACTTTGCAACAAGCCGCCATCGATTTGTTTTCCTATGGCAGAAGTGCCAATGATGGTGATGCTAAGTTAACCGTTAGGGCAAGGGCGCAATACCATGGTGATGGTTTTACTTATCCTATTTATTTAGGGCAGTTGAGGCGATCGCTCTTTCAACAACAAGATGATAACATCGACTTACAAATATTTAACAAAGAGTTTGCTCGTTTAAAATCTTTAGAAAAAAAATAA
- a CDS encoding phosphoglycerate kinase (PFAM: Phosphoglycerate kinase~COGs: COG0126 3-phosphoglycerate kinase~InterPro IPR001576:IPR015911~KEGG: cyh:Cyan8802_4417 phosphoglycerate kinase~PFAM: phosphoglycerate kinase~PRIAM: Phosphoglycerate kinase~SPTR: Phosphoglycerate kinase), producing MAKKTIANLSASDLEGKRVLVRVDFNVPMDGGKITDDTRIRAALPTINELTSKGAKVILCSHMGRPKGEVKDSLRLTAVGVRLSELLGKNVVKCDDCIGDAVTAAVNGLNNGDVALLENLRFYKEEEANDAEFAKKLASNADLYVNDAFGTAHRAHASTEGVTHHLSTSVAGFLIEKELEFLQKAIEAPKRPLVAIIGGSKVSSKIGVIETLLEKCDKLIIGGGMIFTFYKARGLAVGKSLVEEDKLELAKALEAKAKERGVEFLLPTDVVVADNFAPDANAQTVAVENIPDGWMGLDIGPDAIKTFQDALADCGSVIWNGPMGVFEFDKFAQGTEAIAHTLAGLTEGGTITIIGGGDSVAAVEKVGVAEKMSHISTGGGASLELLEGKVLPGIAALNEA from the coding sequence ATGGCAAAAAAAACTATTGCAAATTTAAGTGCATCAGATTTAGAGGGAAAAAGAGTATTAGTCAGGGTTGATTTTAACGTACCCATGGACGGCGGAAAAATCACCGATGACACCCGTATTAGAGCCGCTTTGCCCACCATTAACGAATTAACCTCAAAAGGAGCAAAAGTAATTTTATGTAGCCACATGGGGCGCCCCAAGGGTGAGGTGAAAGATAGTTTGCGTTTAACCGCTGTGGGTGTACGTTTATCTGAGTTATTGGGTAAAAATGTTGTTAAATGTGATGATTGTATTGGTGATGCCGTCACTGCCGCTGTTAATGGTTTAAATAATGGTGATGTGGCATTGCTCGAAAATCTCCGTTTTTATAAGGAAGAGGAAGCCAATGACGCTGAATTTGCTAAAAAATTAGCTAGTAATGCTGATTTATATGTAAATGATGCTTTTGGTACTGCCCACCGCGCCCATGCTTCCACTGAAGGGGTTACTCACCATCTTTCTACCTCTGTGGCAGGTTTCTTGATTGAGAAGGAATTAGAATTTTTACAAAAAGCCATCGAAGCCCCTAAACGCCCCTTAGTTGCTATTATTGGCGGTTCTAAGGTTTCTAGTAAAATTGGGGTAATTGAAACTTTATTGGAAAAATGTGACAAACTCATCATTGGCGGTGGAATGATTTTCACTTTCTACAAAGCCCGTGGTTTGGCTGTGGGTAAGTCTTTGGTTGAGGAAGATAAGTTAGAATTAGCGAAGGCTTTGGAAGCTAAGGCAAAAGAAAGAGGAGTGGAATTTTTATTACCTACTGATGTGGTGGTAGCTGATAATTTTGCCCCTGATGCTAATGCTCAAACCGTTGCGGTGGAAAATATTCCTGATGGTTGGATGGGCTTGGACATTGGCCCTGATGCTATTAAAACTTTCCAAGATGCCCTCGCTGATTGTGGTAGTGTTATCTGGAATGGCCCTATGGGTGTGTTTGAATTTGATAAATTTGCTCAAGGTACAGAGGCGATCGCCCATACCCTTGCAGGATTAACCGAAGGTGGTACAATTACTATCATCGGCGGTGGAGACTCCGTAGCGGCGGTAGAGAAAGTAGGGGTAGCCGAAAAAATGAGCCACATTTCCACTGGTGGCGGTGCAAGTTTAGAGTTATTAGAAGGTAAAGTGTTACCCGGTATCGCCGCTTTAAACGAAGCATAA
- a CDS encoding photosystem II protein Psb27 (TIGRFAM: photosystem II protein Psb27~InterPro IPR017488~KEGG: cyc:PCC7424_1300 photosystem II protein Psb27~SPTR: Photosystem II protein Psb27;~TIGRFAM: photosystem II protein Psb27): MIKSYFSKLLALVLVVVVGLVGCGSTTGLTGNYTQDTMTVLEKVQVAIALPAETSIEEKKEIQDETRKQINDYISRYRKNSNYGGLKSFTTMQTALNSLAGYYTSYGNRPIPEKLKKRLNQEFKQVEFALNKGY, translated from the coding sequence ATGATAAAATCTTATTTTTCCAAGTTATTGGCTTTAGTCCTCGTGGTGGTTGTCGGTTTGGTGGGTTGTGGTAGTACCACGGGTTTAACTGGTAATTATACCCAAGATACTATGACTGTTTTAGAAAAGGTACAAGTGGCGATCGCCCTTCCTGCAGAAACAAGTATCGAAGAGAAAAAAGAAATCCAAGACGAAACCAGAAAACAAATTAACGATTACATTTCCCGTTATCGTAAAAACAGTAACTATGGTGGACTAAAATCCTTTACCACTATGCAAACGGCCCTTAACTCCTTGGCTGGTTATTACACCTCCTACGGAAATCGTCCTATCCCCGAAAAACTCAAAAAACGTTTGAATCAGGAATTTAAGCAGGTTGAATTTGCCTTAAACAAGGGATACTAA
- a CDS encoding hypothetical protein (KEGG: mar:MAE_18920 hypothetical protein~SPTR: Putative uncharacterized protein): MSTTITTGWTETEIEISERVLKKAYERETKTLVEKVKNKIENLQQVEELWQVHDLLSSKRYDLDGKYDNREPMLVFTFAQLLKEGWINLEELTGLEKGKLAQISSLARM; this comes from the coding sequence ATGTCAACTACTATTACTACAGGATGGACAGAAACAGAAATAGAGATTAGTGAGCGGGTTTTAAAAAAAGCCTACGAACGAGAAACAAAAACCTTGGTTGAAAAAGTCAAGAACAAAATTGAGAACTTACAACAAGTAGAAGAACTTTGGCAAGTCCATGATCTTCTTAGTTCCAAACGCTATGATCTTGATGGGAAATACGATAATCGAGAGCCCATGTTAGTTTTTACCTTTGCTCAACTTCTCAAAGAAGGTTGGATTAATCTTGAGGAGTTGACAGGATTAGAAAAAGGTAAGTTGGCACAAATATCTTCTCTTGCCAGAATGTAA
- a CDS encoding Undecaprenyl pyrophosphate synthetase (PFAM: Putative undecaprenyl diphosphate synthase~TIGRFAM: undecaprenyl diphosphate synthase~COGs: COG0020 Undecaprenyl pyrophosphate synthase~InterPro IPR001441:IPR018520~KEGG: cyh:Cyan8802_0125 undecaprenyl diphosphate synthase~PFAM: Di-trans-poly-cis-decaprenylcistransferase~PRIAM: Di-trans,poly-cis-decaprenylcistransferase~SPTR: Undecaprenyl diphosphate synthase;~TIGRFAM: undecaprenyl diphosphate synthase) codes for MNVAQSLIELPSDLVPEKMPRHVAVIMDGNGRWAKKRSLPRVVGHQKGVDALKNLLRCCDDWGIGVLTAYAFSTENWGRPRLEVDFLMTLFEGVLRRELAEMMTEGVKIRFVGDLTVLPASLQREIAYAMDTTANNKGIQFNVATNYGGRQEILHACRHIATQVQEGKLQVEDINEDIFENHLYTKGIINPDLLIRTSGEMRLSNFLLWQMAYGEMYVTSTLWPDFNRQEFHQALLDYQKRDRRFGKVKEE; via the coding sequence ATGAATGTGGCGCAAAGTTTAATTGAATTGCCTTCTGATTTAGTTCCCGAAAAAATGCCCCGTCACGTGGCGGTAATCATGGACGGTAATGGACGCTGGGCAAAAAAACGTTCCCTACCCCGTGTGGTAGGACATCAAAAGGGTGTAGATGCCCTCAAAAATTTGTTACGGTGTTGTGATGATTGGGGAATTGGTGTTTTAACTGCCTACGCTTTTTCTACTGAAAACTGGGGACGACCAAGGTTAGAAGTTGATTTTCTCATGACTTTGTTTGAAGGAGTTTTGCGCAGAGAATTGGCTGAAATGATGACCGAAGGGGTAAAAATCAGATTTGTTGGCGATTTAACGGTGTTACCCGCTTCTTTGCAAAGAGAAATTGCCTACGCCATGGATACCACTGCCAATAATAAGGGCATTCAGTTTAATGTTGCTACAAATTATGGTGGTCGTCAAGAGATTCTCCATGCTTGTCGTCATATTGCCACTCAGGTACAAGAGGGGAAGTTGCAGGTAGAGGATATTAATGAGGATATTTTTGAAAATCATCTTTATACCAAGGGAATCATTAATCCTGATTTATTAATTCGTACCAGTGGAGAAATGCGTCTGAGTAATTTCCTTTTGTGGCAAATGGCTTATGGCGAAATGTATGTCACCTCTACCCTATGGCCCGATTTTAACCGTCAAGAATTTCATCAAGCACTCCTTGATTATCAAAAGCGCGATCGCCGCTTCGGCAAGGTAAAAGAAGAATAA
- a CDS encoding plasmid segregation oscillating ATPase ParF (PFAM: CobQ/CobB/MinD/ParA nucleotide binding domain~COGs: COG1192 ATPase involved in chromosome partitioning~KEGG: cyc:PCC7424_0821 cobyrinic acid ac-diamide synthase~SPTR: Cobyrinic acid ac-diamide synthase) — MFIAIISLKGGVGKTTTAIHLSTYLQENAPTLLIDADRNRSALVWARDEKLPFTVASQAGSAPLVGKFDHVITDMKARPEIDDLKELAQGSDLIILPTTPNHLDLDATVKAVDILKDLKTNYKILLTKVDSRTVNGRNARKFLEENQLPSFKTEIPLLVAFEKASQQGLTVKDYGDFRARQAWKKYESVGKEVLSK, encoded by the coding sequence ATGTTTATAGCAATTATTTCCTTAAAAGGTGGAGTGGGCAAAACCACCACCGCCATCCATCTATCTACCTATTTACAAGAAAATGCCCCAACCCTCCTCATAGATGCAGATCGCAACCGTTCTGCACTGGTATGGGCAAGGGATGAAAAACTACCCTTTACCGTAGCCTCTCAGGCAGGTTCAGCCCCCCTAGTAGGTAAATTTGACCATGTCATCACCGATATGAAAGCCCGTCCCGAAATTGATGACCTCAAAGAATTAGCCCAAGGTAGTGACCTAATCATTTTACCCACCACCCCCAACCATCTCGATTTAGATGCCACCGTTAAAGCCGTGGATATACTAAAAGACTTAAAAACTAACTATAAAATTCTTTTGACCAAAGTTGACTCGCGCACCGTCAACGGTAGAAATGCCCGAAAATTTTTAGAAGAAAACCAACTGCCCAGTTTCAAAACCGAAATTCCCCTTTTAGTTGCTTTTGAAAAAGCATCTCAACAAGGTTTAACTGTCAAAGATTACGGAGATTTTCGAGCCAGACAAGCATGGAAAAAGTATGAATCAGTAGGAAAAGAGGTACTGAGTAAATAA
- a CDS encoding serine/threonine protein kinase (PFAM: Protein kinase domain~COGs: COG0515 Serine/threonine protein kinase~InterProIPR017442:IPR000719:IPR020635:IPR002290:IPR 017441:IPR008271~KEGG: cyt:cce_2822 serine/threonine protein kinase~PFAM: Serine/threonine-protein kinase-like domain~SMART: serine/threonine protein kinase; Tyrosine-protein kinase, catalytic domain~SPTR: SpkA protein) gives MNSRESSAENLLVQRYQLLEIVGSGAMGKVYRAKDKTARQGTVAIKILAKALDDMKMIDRFQQEATISALLSEMSPHIVKVSDYGVDHNKVPFYVMELLEGENLADIIEFHPISLQKFFDFTRQICFALETAHNGIIFQGKVCPVIHRDLKPTNIFVIDGEDGKEQIKILDFGIAKVSQDDQNQAQEEFVGTPRYASPEQLQGHDIDNRADIYSFGIIMYEMLTKRLPWQPEHNSVGEWYKAHVEIPADDIPPTLDIPPELRELIMQCLEKNPQDRPQNAGEIRQKLDFIGRKFFNFSPALESNSQDNKTTYLFSNHPHSPNEQKEDLRTFLLNTKWPVSKPQQKIVFPRVVKYENKQIPTLCTMLDGEDIEQRMGNVRYNQFIFQSYPHPMILWLTALYSEELGARWLPCYLDLKTNMGRQIASLLSDSTKYHLLFFALNQSNECQGILSYKILLKQRTNLKQWLSVSQMLDVKDQRQAMSSKKKLQRDLEGLKIHILQELENNTDEEINA, from the coding sequence ATGAATAGTAGGGAGTCATCCGCCGAAAACTTGCTAGTACAACGTTATCAACTACTGGAAATAGTAGGTTCAGGGGCGATGGGCAAAGTATATCGAGCCAAAGATAAAACTGCCCGTCAAGGCACTGTTGCTATTAAAATTTTAGCCAAAGCCTTGGATGACATGAAAATGATCGACAGATTCCAACAAGAGGCAACCATCAGCGCCCTATTGTCGGAAATGTCTCCTCACATTGTCAAAGTCAGCGATTATGGAGTTGACCATAACAAAGTACCTTTCTATGTCATGGAACTATTAGAGGGAGAAAATCTGGCGGATATAATTGAATTTCATCCTATCTCCTTACAAAAGTTTTTTGATTTTACCCGTCAAATCTGTTTTGCCCTCGAAACAGCCCATAATGGCATCATTTTTCAGGGTAAAGTTTGTCCTGTCATTCATCGAGACTTAAAACCTACCAATATTTTTGTGATTGATGGTGAGGATGGCAAAGAACAAATCAAAATTCTTGATTTTGGCATTGCAAAAGTAAGTCAAGATGACCAAAATCAAGCCCAAGAAGAGTTTGTGGGTACTCCTCGCTACGCCTCCCCCGAACAACTACAAGGGCATGACATAGATAACCGTGCTGATATTTACAGTTTTGGCATAATTATGTATGAAATGTTGACCAAAAGATTACCTTGGCAACCAGAACATAATTCTGTAGGGGAATGGTACAAAGCCCATGTAGAAATTCCTGCCGATGATATTCCCCCCACCCTAGATATTCCCCCAGAATTAAGGGAATTAATTATGCAATGCCTAGAAAAAAATCCTCAAGATCGACCTCAGAATGCTGGGGAAATTAGACAAAAATTGGATTTTATTGGTCGTAAATTTTTCAATTTTAGTCCTGCCCTAGAGTCTAATTCTCAAGATAATAAAACTACTTATCTTTTTTCTAATCACCCCCATAGTCCAAATGAACAAAAAGAAGACTTAAGGACTTTTTTATTGAATACTAAATGGCCTGTTAGTAAACCTCAACAAAAAATTGTTTTTCCCCGTGTCGTTAAATATGAAAACAAGCAAATTCCGACTCTCTGCACAATGTTGGATGGTGAAGATATTGAACAACGCATGGGCAATGTTCGTTATAATCAGTTTATTTTCCAGAGTTATCCCCATCCCATGATTCTTTGGTTAACTGCTTTATATAGCGAAGAATTAGGTGCTAGATGGCTTCCTTGTTATTTGGATTTAAAAACTAATATGGGAAGACAAATTGCCAGTTTATTGAGTGATTCGACAAAATATCATTTGTTATTTTTTGCACTTAATCAATCTAATGAATGTCAGGGAATTTTATCTTATAAAATACTGTTAAAACAAAGAACAAATCTTAAACAATGGCTTTCGGTTAGTCAAATGTTGGATGTTAAAGATCAGCGTCAAGCCATGAGCAGTAAGAAGAAATTACAGCGAGATTTGGAAGGATTAAAAATTCATATTTTACAGGAGTTAGAAAATAATACTGATGAGGAAATTAATGCTTAA